One part of the Trichoplusia ni isolate ovarian cell line Hi5 chromosome 2, tn1, whole genome shotgun sequence genome encodes these proteins:
- the LOC113508484 gene encoding protein PTCD3 homolog, mitochondrial-like yields the protein MYSNVVVPRHWTRLSCLCRSLTSLEGQKVPQTAKSSDGISPPPRIRRGPTDILQALAATVGTDPTAAHYKYHDDPYLIPLSNFRKRAYALSAEAGRKAAAWIRDEHADLFTTREWDPPNKAKTPYFNADPHIKAFEPKPIYNDESKVTEADLQYAIKNALIEDSTKVFQLLGGVEGVNDELKLQFLQLLCFYNEKEPDSMEWLEERWFAANTRDRQATTWRVGGLAEKIFQSLEPKTSEAYCAIIQGMAKYYQAERAHMLASEAIEKGLQLSTSVYNSLLACVGFLREGTQMRIEALKSTLAQMNEQGISPNSETLSACLKSISAWGGGKALQQVALQVVAEFRKLGIEPGLAAYYYLLCVFCKERGPRYDLLSTMINDLEKKQSLVATEPADTNFFITAMGVCSDHLQNMDLAERLHNLLMKDDNYKLVGDAYKESIFYRHYVTVTCRLAPFEKTVEILDTLIPNVYVPEPSVMEEIIKTLEVGGAGDRLAQAWSQLVVFGHARRARLVERLLDAMCNTYQGQDEEIKAKMRSAATDILNFGIMSEEQEETKELRTPGQKLSASALCNIVDMCSDAKDKADPGWQTVNAALQKLGREEAAGVPAKPQVLADVAQKAVAIGQPAIAAAAVTYLAECGFEEAMSASVQVLSTMLNRPESEVEALLGQQHSSLTGALHPSAMAIAEAYSIAKTGAPVQRESSSSSSDSDSESSDDE from the exons ATGTATTCTAACGTCGTAGTTCCAAG ACACTGGACGAGACTATCATGTCTTTGTCGTTCGTTAACAAGTTTAGAAGGGCAGAAGGTTCCTCAGACAGCTAAATCGAGTGATGGGATCTCGCCTCCTCCCCGTATCCGTAGAGGACCTACTGACATCCTACAAGCTTTAGCGGCTACAGTAGGAACTGACCCAACAGCTGCACATTACAA GTATCATGATGACCCATACTTAATACCACTGTCAAACTTCCGCAAGCGAGCTTATGCATTGTCAGCGGAGGCTGGTCGGAAGGCAGCTGCTTGGATCCGTGATGAACACGCAGATTTATTCACCACCAGAGAATGGGACCCACCTAACAAGGCTAAGACACCATACTTTAATGCTGACCCACACATAAAAGCATTTGAACCCAAACCAATTTATAATGATGAAAGCAAG GTAACAGAAGCAGACCTGCAATACGCAATCAAAAACGCTTTGATAGAAGATTCAACAAAGGTATTTCAACTATTGGGAGGTGTTGAAGGTGTGAATGATGAACTGAAACTGCAGTTCTTGCAACTATTGTGCTTCTACAATGAGAAGGAGCCTGACTCTATGGAATGGTTGGAGGAGAGATGGTTTGCAGCTAACACTAGAGACAGACAGGCCACTACTTGGAG AGTTGGTGGTCTTGCAGAAAAAATTTTCCAATCACTGGAACCAAAAACTTCTGAAGCATACTGTGCTATAATTCAAGGCATGGCTAAATACTATCAG GCAGAAAGAGCTCATATGTTAGCTTCTGAAGCTATAGAGAAGGGTTTGCAACTGTCCACAAGTGTATATAACTCTCTTCTGGCCTGTGTTGGGTTTCTGCGCGAGGGTACACAAATGCGTATAGAAGCATTAAAGTCAACGTTGGCGCAAATGAATGAACAG GGTATTTCTCCGAATAGCGAAACTTTGTCAGCTTGTCTAAAGTCTATATCAGCTTGGGGCGGCGGCAAAGCTTTGCAACAAGTGGCGCTTCAAGTTGTTGCTGAGTTCCGAAAATTAGGCATAGAGCCAGGTCTAGCCGCGTACTACTACTTGCTATGTGTATTCTGCAAGGAAA GGGGACCAAGGTATGATTTACTGTCAACAATGATTAATGACTTGGAAAAAAAACAGAGTCTAGTTGCTACGGAACCCGCCGACACCAATTTCTTTATAACGGCTATGGGAGTCTGCAGTGACCATTTACAG AATATGGACCTTGCAGAGAGATTGCACAATCTTCTAATGAAAGACGACAATTACAAATTAGTTGGAGATGCTTACAAAGAAAGTATTTTCTACAGACACTATGTTACAGTCACTTGCAG gctTGCTCCCTTTGAGAAAACTGTTGAAATACTGGACACATTAATACCAAATGTGTATGTACCTGAACCATCCGTTATGGAAGAG ATTATTAAAACGTTGGAAGTGGGCGGTGCGGGCGACCGTCTGGCGCAGGCCTGGTCGCAGCTGGTCGTGTTCGGGCACGCGCGCAGGGCCAGGCTCGTCGAGAGGCTGCTCGACGCCATGTGCAACACCTACCAGGGACAGG atgaaGAAATTAAAGCTAAAATGCGATCTGCTGCCACTGACATCCTCAACTTTGGAATAATGAGTGAGGAACAAGAAGAGACTAAGGAGCTGAGAACACCTGGACAAAA ACTGTCAGCTTCAGCCCTATGCAACATCGTCGACATGTGCTCAGACGCTAAGGACAAGGCCGACCCGGGCTGGCAGACCGTGAACGCAGCGCTACAGAAGCTGGGCCGCGAGGAGGCAGCAGGTGTCCCGGCCAAGCCGCAGGTCTTAGCTGATGTGGCACAGAAAGCTGTTGCTATTGGACAACCGGCGATCGCTGCG GCTGCAGTAACATACCTGGCGGAATGCGGTTTCGAAGAAGCGATGTCAGCTAGCGTACAAGTCCTGAGTACGATGCTGAACCGGCCCGAGTCTGAGGTGGAAGCCTTGCTCGGGCAGCAGCACTCCAGCCTCACGGGGGCCCTGCATCCGTCGGCAATGGCTATCGCCGAAGCTTATAGCAT CGCTAAGACCGGAGCTCCAGTACAGCGAGAGTCTTCATCATCGAGCTCGGACAGCGACAGCGAGTCTTCAGACGATGAGTAG
- the LOC113501831 gene encoding uncharacterized protein DDB_G0290587-like, with product MPKQIKNTVEEINKNELTDSSLTYTETVSEVINSSMNANSTKVPDQNTTIDQDEFINKTYNLIDTDNNIASLEPTVIVNVGEITIPTPISKTTNTSEDLPLNSAPTQTSLNDTLPLNITGKTVLREKTDNAIVKQYTQEVKTIIENMPEVPIPNNVTDENTQIDSINVLKANESDTTFDNITSSISTLTTTTPSTILIDTTLTPVPTNMIQTGLNEITTISSATILDATANSTSESTLEPVNTTDATQITVLRESIPAEKNQTNDPNGPLETNVDFNKTKSGDDLTRAPQLIIQQTEPTLQFESMTSSPSATTVPEIQSVTEFTVTNSSKGLVENLTLTQGNDTTTTGDSILTAESEVINTVENVATNVNENNSSYVRNGEVLATEVSVESTTSSTNSSIISITQNQREEATSTVATSQTQTTHSPFQLELTDVVPEIKETNETRSIILRDGFNSTVTQDPRTNTTIVKRIIVDDTTGIGSADSKSRQRNITFNA from the coding sequence ATGCctaaacaaattaagaacactgttgaagaaataaacaaaaatgaattaacAGACTCTTCTCTTACCTATACAGAGACAGTCAGTGAAGTTATAAATTCATCTATGAATGCTAATTCCACAAAGGTGCCCGACCAAAACACAACCATTGATCAGGATGAATTTATTAACAAGACGTACAATTTGATTGATACTGATAATAATATCGCCAGTCTTGAACCTACAGTAATAGTGAATGTCGGAGAAATTACTATACCAACGCCAATATCAAAGACGACTAATACTTCAGAAGATTTGCCACTGAATAGTGCACCGACCCAAACCAGCTTAAATGACACATTACCGTTAAACATTACGGGAAAAACagttttaagagaaaaaacTGATAACGCGATAGTAAAACAATATACACAAGAAGTCAAaactattattgaaaatatgcCGGAAGTTCCAATCCCAAATAATGTTACAGATGAAAATACACAAATCgattcaataaatgttttaaaagccaACGAATCAGACACCACTTTTGACAATATTACTTCTTCTATTTCAACATTAACAACAACAACTCCTTCAACAATTCTAATTGATACAACATTGACGCCGGTTCCAACAAACATGATACAAACGGGTCTGAATGAAATTACAACTATTTCGTCCGCAACTATTCTAGATGCTACGGCAAATTCTACTTCTGAATCTACACTGGAACCTGTAAATACGACCGATGCAACACAAATTACTGTTTTACGTGAATCTATACCTgcagaaaaaaatcaaacaaatgaTCCCAACGGACCTTTGGAAACAAATgttgatttcaataaaactaaaagcgGTGATGATTTAACCCGTGCTCCACAACTAATAATACAGCAAACCGAGCCTACTTTACAGTTTGAAAGTATGACGTCATCACCGTCGGCAACAACCGTTCCAGAAATACAGAGTGTGACAGAATTTACTGTCACCAATTCATCGAAAGGACTCGTTGAAAATTTGACATTAACACAAGGTAACGATACCACTACCACTGGTGACAGCATTTTAACTGCGGAGAGTGAAGTTATTAATACAGTTGAAAATGTAGCCACAAAcgtgaatgaaaataattctagTTACGTAAGAAATGGTGAAGTTTTAGCGACGGAAGTATCTGTTGAATCCACAACATCTTCAACTAATTCATCAATAATATCTATTACACAAAACCAACGTGAAGAAGCGACTTCAACAGTGGCAACTTCGCAGACACAAACTACTCATTCGCCATTTCAATTAGAGCTTACGGATGTAGTCCCAGAAATTAAGGAAACGAATGAAACACGTTCTATTATATTACGGGATGGATTTAACAGCACTGTCACTCAAGACCCAAGAACCAACACCACAATAGTTAAAAGGATAATTGTTGATGATACAACAGGCATTGGAAGCGCCGATTCTAAATCAAGACAGAGAAATATTACCTTCAACGCCTAA
- the LOC113501839 gene encoding uncharacterized protein PB18E9.04c-like: MTGENETKTAEVTSRHDNDEASSNVNDTPKSTIAPMNYLRTTGKLPDSNPILNTDTAIVDKIVPSSTPTTLNPSIDFTNVPYLKFAISKTIVNVTTNAANNDTSSTTVSFNISGVVENHAFVNNGLTTPSFKNDVPQPIATKNIQGGDNAMNVFDNPQEVMFESMTSSPSATTVPEIQSVTEFTVTNSSKGLVENLTLTQEAYNETSTTAEVTVQTTPSSVLSEKATVGSVATIPDTVNSNSDSKAETTFDTAVTVSISNNTTTFANEILDSTLSTPAPTVNAGSAVDNSYRTDNSTINQNSDNNALHQNDTGLKLIGESTTTEKIEMSSMTETKFTMTGENETKTAEVTSRHDNDEASSNVNDTPKSTIAPMNYLRTTGKLPDSNPILNTDTAIVDKIVPSSTPTTLNPSIDFTNVPYLKFAISKTIVNVTTNAANNDTSSTTVSFNISGVVENHAFVNNGLTTPSFKNDVPQPIATKNIQGGIMQ; encoded by the exons ATGACTGGAGAAAATGAGACGAAAACGGCTGAAGTGACGTCTAGACACGACAATGATGAAGCTAGCTCTAATGTTAACGATACACCGAAATCTACTATAGCTCCAATGAATTATTTGCGAACTACGGGAAAACTGCCGGATTCAAATCCAATTTTGAACACAGACACGGCAATTGTGGACAAAATAGTGCCGTCTTCTACTCCTACAACTTTAAATCCAAGCATAGACTTCACTAATGTACCCTATCTCAAATTTGCAATTTCGAAAACGATTGTCAATGTAACAACAAATGCCGCTAATAACGATACATCATCAACGACTGTCTCTTTCAATATCAGTGGTGTTGTTGAAAATCATGCATTCGTTAACAACGGCTTGACGACGCCATCATTTAAGAATGACGTACCGCAGCCTATTGCTACCAAAAACATTCAAGGTGGGGATAATGCAATGaatgttttcgataatcctCAGGAAGTTATG TTTGAAAGTATGACGTCATCACCGTCGGCAACAACCGTTCCAGAAATACAGAGTGTGACAGAATTTACTGTCACCAATTCATCGAAAGGACTCGTTGAAAATTTGACATTAACACAAG aagCTTACAACGAAACAAGTACAACAGCAGAGGTAACAGTACAAACCACACCTAGTTCCGTATTAAGTGAAAAAGCGACGGTTGGTAGTGTAGCAACTATTCCTGACACTGTCAATAGCAATAGTGACTCCAAGGCAGAAACCACGTTCGACACAGCAGTGACAGTATCTATATCCAATAATACGACGACTTTTGCCAATGAAATTTTAGATTCAACATTAAGTACTCCTGCACCAACGGTGAATGCAGGCTCAGCAGTCGATAACTCATATCGGACAGATAATAgtacaattaatcaaaatagtGATAATAATGCACTACATCAAAATGACACAGGATTAAAACTAATTGGCGAATCTACGACAActgaaaaaattgaaatgtcCAGCATGACTGAAACTAAATTCACGATGACTGGAGAAAATGAGACGAAAACGGCTGAAGTGACGTCTAGACACGACAATGATGAAGCTAGCTCTAATGTTAACGATACACCGAAATCTACTATAGCTCCAATGAATTATTTGCGAACTACGGGAAAACTGCCGGATTCAAATCCAATTTTGAACACAGACACGGCAATTGTGGACAAAATAGTGCCGTCTTCTACTCCTACAACTTTAAATCCAAGCATAGACTTCACTAATGTACCCTATCTCAAATTTGCAATTTCGAAAACGATTGTCAATGTAACAACAAATGCCGCTAATAACGATACATCATCAACGACTGTCTCTTTCAATATCAGTGGTGTTGTTGAAAATCATGCATTCGTTAACAACGGCTTGACGACGCCATCATTTAAGAATGACGTACCGCAGCCTATTGCTACCAAAAACATTCAAGGTGGGATAATGCAATGa
- the LOC113501848 gene encoding uncharacterized protein LOC113501848 → MKMAFEIFDPRGFLFLVLFAIPMVASRNIDCHGRGFHCVNSTHFMICVDLGIGISTTIDDFIIPCPLTTVCDISNIFECEFPKYEATVPPLQVIGVTERSVTSEATVVSTSATSVPLVEVSSVTNKPVSISSIPEEVTPAPELEVLRSLNDFKEAYNETSTTAEVTVQTTPSSVLSEKATVGSVATIPDTVNSNSDSKAETTFDTAVTVSISNNTTTFANEILDSTLSTPAPTVNAGSAVDNSYRTDNSTINQNSDNNALHQNDTGLKLIGESTTTEKIEMSSMTETKSR, encoded by the exons atgaagatGGCCTTCGAAATATTCGACCCTAgaggatttttatttcta GTACTATTCGCTATACCGATGGTAGCATCAAGGAATATCGACTGCCACGGCAGAGGGTTTCACTGCGTAAACTCCACGCATTTCATGATATGCGTCGATTTGGGCATCGGGATATCAACAACTATCGACGACTTTATTATACCCTGTCCACTCACAACAGTCTGcgatataagtaatattttcgaGTGTGAATTCCCTAAGTATGAGGCAACTGTGCCTCCACTTCAAGTTATTGGTGTGACTGAACGAAGTGTTACAAGTGAAGCAACTGTAGTGAGTACTAGTGCGACATCAGTGCCCTTGGTTGAAGTGTCAAGTGTAACAAACAAACCTGTTAGTATTTCATCGATACCTGAAGAAGTAACGCCCGCTCCAGAGTTAGAGGTTCTAAGAAgcttaaatgattttaaagaagCTTACAACGAAACAAGTACAACAGCAGAGGTAACAGTACAAACCACACCTAGTTCCGTATTAAGTGAAAAAGCGACGGTTGGTAGTGTAGCAACTATTCCTGACACTGTCAATAGCAATAGTGACTCCAAGGCAGAAACCACGTTCGACACAGCAGTGACAGTATCTATATCCAATAATACGACGACTTTTGCCAATGAAATTTTAGATTCAACATTAAGTACTCCTGCACCAACGGTGAATGCAGGCTCAGCAGTCGATAACTCATATCGGACAGATAATAgtacaattaatcaaaatagtGATAATAATGCACTACATCAAAATGACACAGGATTAAAACTAATTGGCGAATCTACGACAActgaaaaaattgaaatgtcCAGCATGACTGAAACTAAATCACGATGA